A DNA window from Centroberyx gerrardi isolate f3 chromosome 3, fCenGer3.hap1.cur.20231027, whole genome shotgun sequence contains the following coding sequences:
- the uts2r4 gene encoding urotensin-2 receptor, giving the protein MNCTPNATISPQLGLVLSPGTGGGGGGGGGGTGSGESGGGGGGGLWVTSVLGVTLLIMCAMGMAGNMYTLVITRSAALRRTGSMYVYIVNLALADLLYLSTIPFVVCTYFAHDWLFGEAGCRILLSLDLLTMHASVFVLVAMSLERYRAVAKPFRARRSSSRERRLAAGIIWGAAFVLTLPMMVMIRLREGKPNAAGVVKRMCFPTWTPEAFKAYITVLFLTSVLVPGLVIVGLYVGLAGRYWAAQASLGGSSRSARRRGLKQKVVSMIFSIVVAYWACFLPFWGWQLAKLFSSEFLKALSPATHNYVNFFVTCLTYGNSCINPLLYTLLTRNYKDYLAQKCQSTGSSRAEPGSAASTPLQDL; this is encoded by the coding sequence ATGAACTGCACTCCCAACGCCACCATCAGCCCACAGCTGGGACTTGTCCTAAGCCCAGGGactggaggtggaggtggaggtggtggcgGAGGAACTGGGTCTGGAGagagtggtggaggagggggtgggggccTTTGGGTGACATCCGTTCTCGGTGTCACACTGCTGATCATGTGCGCCATGGGCATGGCGGGCAACATGTACACGCTTGTCATTACACGCTCGGCCGCCCTGCGCCGTACGGGTTCCATGTACGTTTACATCGTCAACCTGGCCCTGGCTGACCTGCTCTACCTCTCCACCATCCCGTTTGTGGTCTGCACCTACTTTGCCCACGACTGGCTGTTCGGCGAGGCTGGCTGCCGCATCCTGCTGAGTCTCGACCTCCTCACCATGCACGCCAGCGTCTTCGTTTTGGTTGCCATGAGCCTGGAACGCTACCGTGCCGTGGCCAAGCCCTTCAGAGCCCGCAGGTCCTCATCCCGCGAACGTAGGCTGGCGGCGGGGATTATCTGGGGGGCGGCGTTTGTGCTGACGCTGCCCATGATGGTGATGATCCGACTGAGGGAGGGCAAACCCAACGCGGCCGGTGTGGTTAAGAGGATGTGCTTCCCCACCTGGACCCCTGAGGCGTTCAAGGCCTATATCACCGTCCTGTTTCTCACCAGTGTTTTAGTCCCTGGATTGGTAATCGTCGGGCTGTATGTGGGGCTAGCCGGGCGCTACTGGGCAGCTCAGGCCAGTTTGGGAGGTAGCAGCCGTTCGGCCCGGAGGAGAGGGCTCAAACAGAAAGTGGTGTCAATGATCTTTAGCATTGTTGTGGCCTACTGGGCCTGTTTCTTGCCTTTTTGGGGATGGCAGCTAGCAAAACTGTTCTCTTCGGAGTTCCTCAAGGCTCTGTCTCCGGCCACTCATAATTATGTGAATTTCTTTGTCACGTGTTTGACCTACGGGAACAGCTGTATTAATCCGTTACTTTACACTCTTCTGACCCGGAACTACAAAGACTACTTGGCCCAAAAATGTCAGTCGACAGGGTCAAGCAGGGCTGAGCCTGGGTCAGCTGCAAGCACACCGCTGCAGGACCTTTAG